aatgatctcgggaattaagaaaagatcgtgtcctaacttactaggcatgatccctttttaaactcgagatagctaaatattttaaataagtaaattttggcattcattcgctcatcgggaattcaagacgttgtgtcctaatttactggatataattctctttctctattaacgtgaaatatgccccttttctcgaaaattttcaacatttcaataaaggatcgtattttaaatctctttaaagttttcaatcttcgacactaagaattaattaatcaactaggtaccagtttgggcgttatgagggtgctaatccttcctcgtacataaccgactcccgaacccgtttttctgaatttcgtggaccaaaattgttgttttaataaaatcaaaccatttattaaaaacaactactttttgaggtgacccgatcacacctcattaaaaaaagattggtggcgccTCCcgtattcattttttaaaaatccaagtcgaccccgttttacaaaaaaaatggtgtcaacagcttggcgactctacTAGGGACGATAAAATAAGAGAGttaagccacgagttgattaatttgtctttttgccgaaaatttaaatttggttagAATATACGATCATtttactgcatttcatcctagTTTTATCATCGTGATTCTTAATTGGCATGTTAGTTTAAGCTTTGGTAtctttctgcacattgcattgcatgaccgttagTCAcatccttttaagtgggagtgagaaactatgccttcatgaggttttcacctccgcatgggataaTGAATCGATTctgggatacatctgtacctatgtcttcgtgagattttcatctctgcatggccatagggaaatgtattcccctgaactgaactcggtctatataagcctataatgggtgaggatcgaggaatctgccgGTTCGAgtacctttgccctagaagccAAGCtgcatatagtgaaccttaggaactcaccctaggtagaactacacATTAACCTTGTTTGATACCCgaatatgtgttttattgttGCTATATTGTCTTGGATTGTATGTTTATACCTGATATTGACTTTCTGTGTTTTACTTTGAATACATGACATTTCAACTACATGACACTTCACTATTAAAAGGCGTTAGTTCATATTCGATTGCTATATAGAAAGCTTGTCATTGAAAAGGGGTTTCTTGATACGGTGGAAGACAATACGGCTATTCAAGCTTGGTCAGAAACGACATAGCACAAtaaaggtgatagtttggctaAAGGATATGTATCAGAATTGTGGGACTTTACCTGTGTTAGTGTAACTCAGAACagtttgcaagaattgaaggaaatctgggatcaGTGGAACGATGAGGTCAGATAGCTATTCTATTCTAATTACGGGGATTTGTCGTATCTGCTAGATATAAAGGTAGACAAGCGTATGTTTCAGACTCTCGTACAGTTCTAGAACCCTGCCTATAGTTGTTTCACGTTTGGAAAAGTCGACTTGGTACCTACGGTAGAAGAATACATGGCTTTACTTCGATGTTCAAAAATTCAAGTCGATAGAGTCTACTCGAGAGCTATAAATGCATCGACCTTCTTAAAAAAGAGGCTAATGAACATAACCGAGATGAGCGAGCAGTGGGTTACAGCTCGAATCCAACAGAAGGGGAATAGCAAGTGCGTTCCTTGGAAGAGTTTGAAAGATATAATTCTAGTACACCCAGATGTGAAGAAGAGGGTAGATTTCCTTGCTTTAAGCATATACGGCTTAGTTATATTCCCCAAGGCTTTGGGACATATTGATGAGGCAGTCACTGACTTGTTCGACCGACTTGATAAGAGGGTTAGACTAGTCTCAGCGATTTTGGCAGAGACATTTAGGTCGCTAAATGCCTGCCGGAGAGTGGGTGAAGGTAGATTTGTCAGATGTGCGCAACTTTTACTCGTATGGTTCCACAATCACTTCTGAAGAGTTGATAACatttcgtatcgggttttctctgaaaattattcaccactggAAGAGATAGTAGCTACACCAAGGAGAGATGACATCTAGGAAGAaaagtggatggcaattctACAAAATCTGCGTGAAGAGGACGTCGAATGGAGAGCCCCAGggttgcttccagatgagattTTGTATCGATGCGGCGACTTTGACTGAGTTCCCTTGCTGGGAATTTGGGGAGCTATTGGTTATGTCCCATTGCTAGTGTTGAAAAGAGAAATGCATAATTAGTAAGGAAGATAGAGtaaatggaagaagaaaagatgaacttGAGATTAGATGCGGATGTTCAGAAGCTCAAGCCAGAAAGgttaagaaaagggaaagttAAGGCCGAATAAGATCTAGATAGCTTGAAGGCAGATTACAAGAAGCTCTGCTTATCGATAAGAACTGCCGGGTTGGGAAAAACTTCAGAGTAGTGGCGCGAAGAGATTCGAGAAGAAACGAACAAGGCTGATAGCTGGGAAAAGAAGTTCCAAGAGGTCCAGACATAAAATGAGGCTCTAAAAAAGAGTTTGttagaaaaacaaaaggaaaaaggcGAACTAGATAATAGAGTGAGCGAGTTAGAAGGATCTCTCCATCGACATCGAAATCAGCATTCTGTGATGGAAttgaaagcaagcttgagcaagatcaaagaaatgaaagaaatgatagAAGAGTTAGAAACGGTACTacaaaattgtgagatccagaTCGAGTACTTGGAAATTAATGAAGATCGTCAAATTGAACAGCTGTACCACTTGTAGAACCAAGTCAGAAATAGAGATCATGTTATGGGAGAAGCCGTGGCTCAGATCCGAGAGGTAGCTGATCACCTGCAGACTTTGGCAGTACAAGCCGATACGCTGAGCATGAAGTATGAGTTGGAATCGAGTCGGGGACAAGAGTTAGCCTcgttacttaggaagattagagTTTTGAGGATTAGGGCTAAGCCGTATATGTAATCCATCTTATGTAAAGAACTTtgatttctagtaaagttttcaaaatgaaattgaattagaattgatgcctttttttgtattcatttcatgcattgcatcacatcatatgcattaacgACCATTAAAAgatcttaattaaataaaattatttctgtTAACCTGGAAAATCAACACCTCTACGGTACTCGGGCGAAATCAAAGaacatggatcaaagattagaaaagCTTGAACAGCTCCAAAAAGAGATGCAAGACCAAATGCAAGAGCGGCTGGAAAAAATTCAGCAAGATTTAGCAGAAAAGATAGCGGAGTCCCAAAGAAGCATGATGACTCAGCTAACACAACTTTTAGTTGGGGGAAATGACAAAGGAAAGGACCCCATagttaatgttgaagaaggagataATGATGGACCTTTATACCCTCTAGACTTTACTCCTCCACATGTACAGCCCCAAGCTGATATACACCCACGCAGGTCTTCTGTTACAATTAGGCCTCAGTCGTTTCAGGCTGGCACCTCATTACCAATTAACTTCCAAACTGGGTTAGGTTCTAGCCCCGGAGAGAACCTTACCAATCCCATTGTCCCCGATTTCGACGAAGTGGCtgagaaagagaaaacaaaagaagaattgccaaaacagctagaggaaaTATGTAAATGGCTAGAAGAAAAATTCAGGGCAATAGAAAGTATTGAGAATTATCAGGGGATTGATGCTAAAGACTTAAGTTTGGTCCCGGATTTGGTACTTCCCcataaattcaaaatgccagaatttAAGAAATACAATGGGACCAGTTGTCttgaagctcatattaccatatTTTGTAGGCATATGACTGGATACATTAGCAACGACCAACTGCTTATACATTGCTTTCAAGacagcctcacaggggcagtaTTTAAGTGGTGCAATCAATTAAGTCGTACCAAGATTAGTTCATGGAGGGACTTAGCACAAGTATTTATGAAGCAATACAGTCATGTAGTCGATATGGTCCCTGATAGGATTACTCTGCAAAATATGGAGAAAAAACCTAACGAAAGTTTCAGGCAAtacgcacaaagatggagggaggttgcctTTTAGGTCCAGCCACCACtcctagaaagagagatgacaatACTCTTCATTAACACATTGAAGGCACCGTTTATCACTCATATGCTGGGAAGTGCCAcgaaaagcttttctgacatagttatgaacggagacatgattgaaaatgccataAAAAATGAGAAGATCGAGGCTAGAGAAAGTAACTGAAGGTCAGCTccgaagaaaaaaaaaatgaggtAAACAACATGAGCACCTATAACAAGGGTTACTCAAAATCGATCACGGTGAACCAACCAGAAAAGGTGGCTACTAatcaacaaggttcatcaagacagGAATCCGGCACAAGACAGAATACGGAAAAGCTTCAGTACACGCCAATTCCGGTACCATATAGAGAGTTGTA
The nucleotide sequence above comes from Gossypium raimondii isolate GPD5lz chromosome 13, ASM2569854v1, whole genome shotgun sequence. Encoded proteins:
- the LOC105781674 gene encoding uncharacterized protein LOC105781674 is translated as MDQRLEKLEQLQKEMQDQMQERLEKIQQDLAEKIAESQRSMMTQLTQLLVGGNDKGKDPIVNVEEGDNDGPLYPLDFTPPHVQPQADIHPRRSSVTIRPQSFQAGTSLPINFQTGLGSSPGENLTNPIVPDFDEVAEKEKTKEELPKQLEEICKWLEEKFRAIESIENYQGIDAKDLSLVPDLVLPHKFKMPEFKKYNGTSCLEAHITIFCRHMTGYISNDQLLIHCFQDSLTGAVFKWCNQLSRTKISSWRDLAQVFMKQYSHVVDMVPDRITLQNMEKKPNESFRQYAQRWREVAF